A segment of the Candoia aspera isolate rCanAsp1 chromosome 8, rCanAsp1.hap2, whole genome shotgun sequence genome:
TTCATCTTTATTCTTTCCCCACCATTAGTTACATGTCTGTCTACAGTTACGGGAGGACCTTTGTGGTGCAAGGTAATATATTCTCTTCAGATAACTAATGGGCTTAAAGATGTTCTTTGCCTTCAGGAATAACATGTCAGAACAAGCCCTCCAGTTCTCTGTTCAGCCATGAAAGACATGGGAGCCCTCTTTTGATAACAAACTGGACATCCCAGATGTAGGCTACAACACAGATGGATGTTGGCCAGGAGGCAGGCTAAATGTGTTGGGGTGTGAATGGCCAAACAGGTTGAGGTAGTGGCGGTCCAGACTTTGTACTGATGGCAAGAAAGGGTTGCGCTGCTGTCCTGGACTAGTGAGGGGCATAGCAGTATTGGGAATGTAAGGAATGGTGGGATTTCTGGTGGAGCCATGCCAGGAGAAGTGACCATGCCCAGACCCCTGTGAGAAAACAGGGTCATTAGTGCCTTGACCCAAGCAGTCTGGAGCTGGGGGAAACTGGTAGGAAAAGTCTGGCTCTGGAAGAGATCCCAGTGAGGTAAAGATAGGTTCCTTGATAAAGTGAGCTTTGGATTGCAAGAAAGCCAGGATCCGGGCATACTTGGTATCTTTGGTCTCCATCCTCTCTACTGTGGTCAGGTAGTGGACAAGGTTCTTCATGCATTCATGATAGCCATAATAAAAGTAGTTGGCAAATTCAGCTAGAAGTTctgctggaaagaaagaaacacatcaCATTATATGCTTGGCTTTGGggatttatagttttatatttatgGGATTCATATTTCAGTATAATTCTTTCCATTTGTAGCAGATAAATTAgcaaaaactttttttattttttacttaataGGCTAATTTCTGAAACTGACAGTACCCAAATGATGCCATATAGGAGGCCTCCAAGTTAGTTAACAAAGTATTAATAAAGGTATCTAGGAAGGCAGTGTGAAGGACAATGACATTTAATGAGTACCCAGCAGAGTCAGAAATTACAACCACACAGCTAATAATTTGATGAAAAAGCTTCAGATCCTCTTAATGGACAGTTTATAGCACTTATACAAGCAATAATCTCAATCTACATCTGTCCCAGACTTTCCcaacatggttttttttttttttggatgtgTGGACAACAACTCCCACAAACCAGCTGGAAAGATGGAAGTTGTGGATGAACACATTTAGGCCCTCAAGAAGACAGACTTAATCAACATTTAAAATAACTGTTCAATCAGCAATGTCATACTGTACTAGCCCCCCACCCCTGGTAACTATGTGTATATAGGAAATGCATACCCatgtgtgtatacatgcacaAAATATGCATCTACTGAGGGTTAACACATCACAAAGTTGACCAAGGGACAACTGTGCTGTAGTCCCTAAAAGTTTGTACCACCAttaaacttttattattattaatctcaaAAGGCTTTATTTTAGTCTATTTAAAATGGATGAATAGACATATTTATttaacctagatttttttttccattcaattgtgtccaattctcagtgactgcctggacaagttcctgcagttttcttggcaaggtttttcagaagtggtttgccattgccttcttcctagggctgagagagagtggctggcctaaggtcatccagccggctttcatgcctaaagtgggactagaactcacagtctcctggtttctagcctggtgccttaaccactacaccaaattggctctcattaaCCTAGATTATTAGACATTTAACAAATGCTGGATCCAACCAAATGCCCATCTAGCCAACCACACTGTCTTTGCCTCCACCAATGTCCAATTGCAGAATCTCACATGCACAGCTTGATTTAATAACCATGTTTTCTACCATTAACCTGCCTTCTGCTCTCAGCAGTCTGGAATGAACTGCCTCTCACCTCATGGACTGACTCCATTCTATTGATTTATCTAACCTTTAAAACAATACTATTAGCACTACCATacta
Coding sequences within it:
- the HELT gene encoding hairy and enhancer of split-related protein HELT isoform X2, coding for MSSKLKERKKIPISHKVIEKRRRDRINRCLTELGKTVPMALAKQSSGKLEKAEILEMTVQYLRALHSADFPRGREKELLAEFANYFYYGYHECMKNLVHYLTTVERMETKDTKYARILAFLQSKAHFIKEPIFTSLGSLPEPDFSYQFPPAPDCLGQGTNDPVFSQGSGHGHFSWHGSTRNPTIPYIPNTAMPLTSPGQQRNPFLPSVQSLDRHYLNLFGHSHPNTFSLPPGQHPSVL
- the HELT gene encoding hairy and enhancer of split-related protein HELT isoform X1; the encoded protein is MSSKLKERKKIPISHKVIEKRRRDRINRCLTELGKTVPMALAKQSSGKLEKAEILEMTVQYLRALHSADFPRGREKAELLAEFANYFYYGYHECMKNLVHYLTTVERMETKDTKYARILAFLQSKAHFIKEPIFTSLGSLPEPDFSYQFPPAPDCLGQGTNDPVFSQGSGHGHFSWHGSTRNPTIPYIPNTAMPLTSPGQQRNPFLPSVQSLDRHYLNLFGHSHPNTFSLPPGQHPSVL